A region from the Apium graveolens cultivar Ventura unplaced genomic scaffold, ASM990537v1 ctg7885, whole genome shotgun sequence genome encodes:
- the LOC141704473 gene encoding uncharacterized protein LOC141704473 — translation MSNLTKLEFNALDVTGKNYLTWILDAEIHLSAMGLGDTIKEGNKTSEQDKAKAMIFLRHHLDEGLKTEYLTIKDPSTLWKDLKERYDHQKTVILPKARYDWLHLRLQDYKSVSEYNSAMFKITSQLKLCGENITDKDMLEKTYSTFHANNMLLQQQYRERGFTKYSELISVLLLAEQNNELLLKNHQARPTGSTPFPEVNAVTNNEYRDNKSFGRGRGHGYGRGRGRARGHGFWRGRGRNQQNRPHFKRKPYYQKQKTNEEKPEGSTMVKKGESTCSRCGMKGHWRSTCRTSKHFADLYQASLKNVETNFTEQNDPWGLLILKHILEVMAKLILRPLLTWKW, via the coding sequence ATGTCGAATCTTACGAAACTTGAGTTTAACGCACTTGATGTCACCGGCAAAAATTATTTGACATGGATTCTTGATGCTGAAATCCATCTTAGTGCAATGGGTCTCGGTGACACCATAAAAGAGGGAAATAAGACCTCTGAACAAGACAAGGCAAAGGCCATGATATTTCTTCGCCATCACCTTGATGAAGGCTTGAAAACTGAATATCTGACTATTAAAGATCCATCAACTCTTTGGAAAGATCTCAAAGAAAGATATGATCACCAGAAAACGGTGATACTTCCTAAAGCTCGCTATGATTGGCTACACTTGCGATTGCAAGATTATAAAAGTGTGAGCGAGTATAACTCTGCCATGTTCAAAATTACATCTCAATTGAAATTATGTGGCGAGAATATCACCGATAAAGATATGTTGGAGAAAACATATTCCACTTTCCATGCCAATAATATGCTCTTGCAACAACAATATCGTGAACGTGGATTCACGAAATATTCTGAGCTTATTTCTGTGTTGCTTCTTGCTGAACAAAATAATGAACTTTTGCTGAAAAATCATCAAGCACGTCCCACTGGCTCAACACCATTCCCTGAAGTGAATGCGGTGACTAATAATGAATATAGAGATAATAAATCATTTGGACGTGGACGTGGGCATGGATATGGACGTGGACGTGGGCGTGCCCGTGGTCATGGATTTTGGCGTGGTCGAGGCCGAAATCAACAAAATCGCCCCCACTTTAAAAGGAAGCCTTACTATCAAaaacagaaaacaaatgaggaGAAACCCGAGGGAAGTACGATGGTTAAAAAGGGTGAAAGTACTTGTAGCCGTTGTGGAATGAAAGGTCATTGGAGAAGTACATGTCGTACCTCCAAGCACTTTGCTGACCTATATCAAGCATCTTTGAAAAATGTTGAAACTAATTTC